The nucleotide sequence ATTCCAGATGAAACTGATGACAGTCCATTGTACCGCCAGAAGCCTTCGGAGCTATCGCAGCACAACTCGAGGCAAAATAGTTGATATTACTGTACAAGTATTGGTaccgtgcattagacaaaaattatTTACAACTAGACATGTTATCAACGTATCAAACTGTAAATCTCGGGTTCCTCCTTGTTATTCAGAGTGTCTTTGCAGCAAAAACAGATAGTTTGATCATTGTTTTATAACAAAGTATTTGGAAGTTGATCTCCCCCTTAATTTAATGCGTATTTGTTGATGGGATTTGGCTGCAGTTGATGGCGCACTCGTCTGAGCCACAAGGATAAGAAGTGGACAGGGGCATACATACGGGTGCCATCTTTTTCTTGTTCGTTTGGTTGCATCCCTTTCCATACGAGCAATTTGGTCTCATCCTCTCCCACCTCTCTGCCGGGCGACAGAATGGTGCTGGGCTTAACGTATGATGGGCCAACATCACGAATTGCTCCATATTCTCTGGTACTTAATTCGATCGCTATATGTGATGATTTTGGAATCAGAACTCAGCTTTACAAACTCATCAGGTTAGGAACCTTACATCCAAGACGAGATCTTTTGATGCCGACATGACCTCGATGATGTTTACAATGGCAAAGTCGTATCTATCCGCCGGAGCATTCCCTTCGTCCAGGTTGATGAGGTACTCCTTAGACAAAGGGCTTGAGGTTGGCGAAATCGTACGAGAGGGTGAACAATAGCTATTCCAATCTTAATCAAATAATTCCCAAcatattttgatttgataataATGACAAGTGTGGGGGAAGAAAACTAATAGTTCGTGCTTTGATTTCGCCGATTGACTCGCAGAACATAGTCCAGAATTGCCAAGCCGCCATACAATTACCGGCACATATATGAGAATGCATCGGCGTCGAAATCATCTTCCTTCACCGGTGATCAATTGGGAGAATACGGTGCTCTCCGTGGAGTCCGATTGCCCCATGCCCATTCCGGCCATGTCGTCTTCCTGTTTCACGTTTAAGCTGGTCGATTCCACTCCCCTCGTCGCCGCCACTGGAATCAGCAACTCCACAATGCCACTATCCTCGTGTGGTTCTCTCTTCAGCTCTGTTACATGAAGCTGGAGAGCATACTCCAGGTTCCACAGCACATCAGCAAAAGTAGGCCTATCGACGCCGTAGTCTGCGACACACTTCTCTGCTGTCTCACCGAACTTCCTCAGCGAATTCCTATTGATGTTGCCGACAAGCCTATGATCGATGATCTTTTCGAGCTGGCCTTTCCTCTGCCACTGAAGCGCCCACTCCGCCAAGTTCACCTGCTCCATCGAAAGGCTCCTATCGATCACCGCCCTCGCACATAGCACCTCGAAAAGCATCACGCCGAAGGAGTACACGTCGGACTTGTCGGTGAGCTTCTGCGTCTTGAAGTACTCGGGGTCGAAGTATCCGAAGGTGCCCTTGACTCCCGTGGTGACGTGGGTCTCACCGCAAGAAGGTCTCAGCTTCGAAAGGCCGAAGTCGGAGACCTTGGCCAAGTAGTTGTCGTCGAGCAAAATGTTGGTGGACTTGATGTCACGGTGGATGATGGTGTGCGAGTGGCTGGCGTGGAGGTAGTGAAGGCCCCTGGCGGCCCCGATGCAGATCTCCAGCCTCTGCTTCCAAGAAAGACACGGCTTATCGGAGCCGTACAAGTAAGTCCTGAGCGGTCCCTTCCCCATGTACTCGTAGACTAATATTTTTTCCGATTGCTCCTCGCAGTACCCGATCAGTGAGACCAGATGCCGGTGGCGGATCTTGGACAGGATGAGGATCTCAGTCTGGAATTCCGGGTATCCTTGTTTTGATCCCGGCATGGCTCGTTTCACCGCGACCTTGGTGCCGTCGGCTAGGACACCCTTATAGACCTTCCCGAACCCACCGCTTCCGACCACAAGGCTCTCGTCGAAGCCATTAGTAGAGGCCTTGATGTCGATCAGGGGGATGTGAAGGTCAAGATTATATCTGGGTAGCAGAGGCAGGGGCAGAGACTTCGACCTGCACCTCTTACGTATGAAGACCAAGACAAGGGACAGGAGGCTTGTAAGAACAAGGCCACCAACAACGGCGAGGACCACCATTGCAACAGCCACGCCGCTCTTCTTGGTACGGCTGGAATTCAACGAATGGTTGGGAATTCCGTCGAGGCTGCCGAACGTGTCGTTCACTTTGAAGATTTCCAGCCCATTGAGGATGGCGTTAGCATCCCACGGCGAACTATCTAATGACCGGCCAATGCTGATATTAATCATTCCCGAGCTTGGGCCTTCCGCGTCGAAGTCGATATAGAAAGCTTCCGAAGGAGAATCAGTGTGAATGCTGGAATGTATCTCAGTTTTCAGGTTCCCCACGTAGAGGACGAAGATGATTGAATTGTTGTCTATGAAGTCGCAGAAATGTGTTCGAACCAAGTACGTGTAGCCGGCGACCACAGGGAAGCTCCATGTGACATTGAAGTTAAAATCGGGGTTGCTGGCCGGCATCCAGCTCGGGATGTTCATGGTTCTGGCCGTACTGTAGACTGTCGGCGGCGCAACCTCTGCAGTGTCGTCAACCTTGTACTTGATCCGGTCGGGGTCCGTGCTGTTCACCTGGGAGGTATTCTTGTATGGGAGGTAGTCATCGTCGGGGATCCACGTCCTCCAGAGGGTGTCGTTGGCCGGAGTCACTTTCGGGCCCCCGACGTTGATCCTGTGGACAGTCTCGAGCGCTTGATGGGTCACTTGGCCAATATCTTTAAGTGTATCTTCGTCCTTGATGAGATAGGCCGGCGCAGTGAAGACCTCGATGGCGTTGACGAAGGCCAACGGCGAACTCGAACTGGGAACGAAGGTGACATCGAACTCACCAGAGTCGACCCAGAGGAAGTACTCCTTGATGGTTGGGACCGTGGAGGTCGGGGCGGAGAAGTCATCGAGGAGGACGAAGCGTTTTAGAGCGATAACGTCAAAGCGGGCGGCGGAGAGGTCGTAGCGACGGTTGGAGAACGGAAGGAAGTGGAGGCGGAGGATGTGGGTTCCCGAGGAGTTAATAGTGAAGCGGTACGAGGCAGAACCGGTGAAAATACGGGCGGTGAAGTAGAGGGGGGAGGAGGGGGCTGCGGAGGTGTTGGTAACGGAGCTAGACTTGGCGGAGTCGGAGAGGAAGGGGGAGTCGGGGACGAAATCGCGAGAGGGGGTGTCGGTGGCGATTGTGTCGCGGTGTGCGGAGCCGCAGCTGAGGAAGTAGGAGGTGTTGGGGGTGAAGGCGGTGGTGGAGGTGagaaagagggggaggaggaagcTCAGAGTGCGGAGATCCATTTTGGCCTTGCGGAGAATTGTGAGGGCTTCGAAGATTGCAGGGGGTTAGTGGACTTGGAATAGGACCTTTGCGACCACCTTATCCTGTAGAACTAATAAGACTCATCTTATTCACTCATGGCAgctcgactgcagcagttgcctgCACGAGGAGATGCAGCAGCTTAGACGAAACTTGGGAGGAATAGTCATTGCACGACTTGTCTTGTTGACCCAAGTCAACCAAGAAAGATGGAAAGGAAATACTCGCCACACACTCTCAGAGGTCGCCGATCCGGTGCAGGCGATGCGGCAGCTTACACGAAACTTGGGAGGAATAGTCATCGCACGACTTGTCTTGTTGACCCAAGTCAACCAAGAAAGATGGAATGGAAAGACTCGCCACACACTCGCTGAGGTCGCCGATCGACTCTGTTTGGTCGTTGACGCAGGTCATATTAGTTTGCCGACCACACCTTAATGAGCTCTGAGAGCCATGCATCTCAGACACAAACTAAAGTGGTGAACTGTGTAAAGTTTGAAGAAGATCTGGTTCATGCCTACATCGAGCAATTGCCACAAGCTTGCAATTAGCCGTGGCTGCAGTCTTTTTCGTTCTTCGTTGCCAGTGATCATATGGATACCAGTGGATCAACTCGTCCTATCACAATTTCCCTTTCTTCCTATTTAGCATCACAACACCACTCACAAAATACAAGGTATGCAAATTATCGATATATTACAGCATAATTTTTCTTCTCATCTGGCACTGTGGCATTGCCTTGTGCTTATTTTTGTTCACAAGCAAACAACACAGCAGTACAAGCATCACCAACTGAAGCTAATGGATTCAAAATGTAGATTGTCTGCCAGGCCTGATGAGCAAATGGCAGCTACCTCATGCCGCAAACCACCAGGACCACTGGCCATCACCCCAACATTAGAACCATCGAACTCCAGTAGCATCTCTGCAAGCACCAGTTGATGGTACCAATTAATTAGAATATATACATCTCAACACAAAATTCGAAAGGAGCGCAGGTTTCTTACTCTTGAGAGGTGGTCTTCCACCAAAATGCACCTTGGTGGCTTTAACAAGGGACTCTTGCGGAACGCTTTCAAGCTCTCTATCCGCATTGTAGAACCAGGAACTGGGCGACGTTGTCGGTGTCGGCGCATCTATATTCTGGATCTGTCTCGCTTCCTTTGAGTTCCCTTTCTTGTTCCACAGAACCGCTGCACTTGCCGCCGCCATTATGCAGATACATATGAAAAGTAAATTTAGAACAGATCTCGAAGCATACGAGAAGATTTGGTTGGTGTTGTGGTCGATTGGGTATATGTAGTAACGCTGGAGGATGCCGATAAGTACGAGGAATGcaacaaaagaggatgatactATCGCAGCCAACCAAAGCCAGCCATTGGGACCGAGCACCGGAGCGATGGGAACGTCAGAGGGAAGGGGCTTGAACCATATGGTTCGGATGTTGGTTTGCGCCTCATCCGTGGCAGATTTCTCTCTGGTCACAAAGGCTTCGATTCGCAGTTCCAAGCCAGAAAGGTCCGAGACATTTCCAGATATAGGAAGGAGGAGATCGAGCATCGTAAGGTCGGCGGCTGTCTTGAAGGCACATACGAGGAGGACGGCAGGGGTTGGACGATTCAGAGTTGTCCTCTGGTGGATGAGTTCCCGAATTATGGAGATGAAGGGTGTGATTCCACTGCCACCGCTCACTAGTATCAAGGAATCATACCTGTGAGGATCAAAATTTTCGCACGTTAACGTCAACAACGGACGACAACAATATTATTGCTTCAAATCATGTTCTTAAGGACCTTAGGAAGTTCTTGGACACCGGACCATAAGGGCCTTCGACCGAAACATCGAGGCGATCTTGTGGAACCGGCGAAGATAATGTTCTGTAGAGCTTCTGAGTCCAGCTTCCTTCTTTCTTGATGATTACGGACAACCGCTCAGGTTCCAAGTTGCTGCTGGAGCTCACAGTGAAGGGGTGCCATTGAATTGATGAAACTCCCGGAACGTTGATGAAGATGATGCTGAGAGGCTCAAAGGTCAGTCCTAACACAAAAAGAGTCAACGTGAGACAACCATGAAGTAATTGTGTGTAGGTTTTCTGCTAGCGAGAATCGAGCAACTACTGACCTGGGCTCTTTGCGAAGTTTAGCTCAATGGATTCAGATGGCAAAAGGCGTGCGGAGACCAACCTAACCTTGGTTCTTGATTGCAGGAACCGCAGGTAGCGATCGACCATGAAAAGGTAAACACCGGGAAGAATCATGCAGAAATGAGAGATTCCCACATGCATCaggtagaagaagaggaagacgatGTAGAGTTGATGCGTGTAGAAGAAGAGCTCGAACATCTTGCGCCTGATGCGAGGAAGCGTCATCGCCCACATAGTCAATCCCGCAAGCAGAGCTATCTCTCCAGCCACATAGGCTGTCCCCGTGTTGTCCCATTTCACCATCTTCCACCATAAGAAGCCATTAACTTAAAGGGTTTTTAA is from Musa acuminata AAA Group cultivar baxijiao chromosome BXJ3-8, Cavendish_Baxijiao_AAA, whole genome shotgun sequence and encodes:
- the LOC135645703 gene encoding ferric reduction oxidase 2-like translates to MDTAVAGGFSLRNGSKGLVLKALQLLAAAVFAGWLMIWIVMPTNTYRNGWSLRIRAETDSTYFGRQGSNILINTFPILFISVLGCLYLHLVKKSDTSQSSIHRLAAWKRPVAVNWPLGIVSGVELTFCLMFLVLLVWFYSTFLVANFSQLHQTDDGVKLWQARLDMAAVWLGFVGDLCCAFLFFPVARGSSLLPLLGLTSESSIRYHVWLGHITMAVFSSHGICYIVYWAVTDQIDMMVKWDNTGTAYVAGEIALLAGLTMWAMTLPRIRRKMFELFFYTHQLYIVFLFFYLMHVGISHFCMILPGVYLFMVDRYLRFLQSRTKVRLVSARLLPSESIELNFAKSPGLTFEPLSIIFINVPGVSSIQWHPFTVSSSSNLEPERLSVIIKKEGSWTQKLYRTLSSPVPQDRLDVSVEGPYGPVSKNFLRYDSLILVSGGSGITPFISIIRELIHQRTTLNRPTPAVLLVCAFKTAADLTMLDLLLPISGNVSDLSGLELRIEAFVTREKSATDEAQTNIRTIWFKPLPSDVPIAPVLGPNGWLWLAAIVSSSFVAFLVLIGILQRYYIYPIDHNTNQIFSYASRSVLNLLFICICIMAAASAAVLWNKKGNSKEARQIQNIDAPTPTTSPSSWFYNADRELESVPQESLVKATKVHFGGRPPLKKMLLEFDGSNVGVMASGPGGLRHEVAAICSSGLADNLHFESISFSW
- the LOC135645702 gene encoding probable receptor-like protein kinase At5g24010, translated to MDLRTLSFLLPLFLTSTTAFTPNTSYFLSCGSAHRDTIATDTPSRDFVPDSPFLSDSAKSSSVTNTSAAPSSPLYFTARIFTGSASYRFTINSSGTHILRLHFLPFSNRRYDLSAARFDVIALKRFVLLDDFSAPTSTVPTIKEYFLWVDSGEFDVTFVPSSSSPLAFVNAIEVFTAPAYLIKDEDTLKDIGQVTHQALETVHRINVGGPKVTPANDTLWRTWIPDDDYLPYKNTSQVNSTDPDRIKYKVDDTAEVAPPTVYSTARTMNIPSWMPASNPDFNFNVTWSFPVVAGYTYLVRTHFCDFIDNNSIIFVLYVGNLKTEIHSSIHTDSPSEAFYIDFDAEGPSSGMINISIGRSLDSSPWDANAILNGLEIFKVNDTFGSLDGIPNHSLNSSRTKKSGVAVAMVVLAVVGGLVLTSLLSLVLVFIRKRCRSKSLPLPLLPRYNLDLHIPLIDIKASTNGFDESLVVGSGGFGKVYKGVLADGTKVAVKRAMPGSKQGYPEFQTEILILSKIRHRHLVSLIGYCEEQSEKILVYEYMGKGPLRTYLYGSDKPCLSWKQRLEICIGAARGLHYLHASHSHTIIHRDIKSTNILLDDNYLAKVSDFGLSKLRPSCGETHVTTGVKGTFGYFDPEYFKTQKLTDKSDVYSFGVMLFEVLCARAVIDRSLSMEQVNLAEWALQWQRKGQLEKIIDHRLVGNINRNSLRKFGETAEKCVADYGVDRPTFADVLWNLEYALQLHVTELKREPHEDSGIVELLIPVAATRGVESTSLNVKQEDDMAGMGMGQSDSTESTVFSQLITGEGR